One window from the genome of Dyadobacter sp. CECT 9275 encodes:
- the glgX gene encoding glycogen debranching protein GlgX: MATDIRIDYYPTHEQQGIKFRRGHVLPFGATMVPNGINFSIYSSEAIDCTLVLFERGEAEPFVEIRFPEEFRTGNVYSMIVFDLDYERLEYGYRMDGPFQPEQGHRFDKSIILSDPYAKAIGGRDTWLAKPNWDNIYPYRSRLVFEDFDWENDHPLETPIEDLLIYEMHVRGFTQHPSANVKNPGTFAAIKSKIAYLKELGINCVELMPIYEFDEWENSRENPVTGGLIVNFWGYSTVNFFSPKAGYAATGKFGMQVDELKTLVKELHKNGIEVMLDVVFNHTAEGDHRGHTISFRGIDNKTYYMLTPEGYYFNFSGTGNTLNCNNPVVRNMVLDCLRYWAADYHIDGFRFDLAAILGRDQNGAPLSNPPLLESLAYDPILAKCKLVAEAWDAGGLYQVGSFPAYGRWAEWNGKYRDSIRKFLKGDEGMIGEIAQCVQGWPDLYYYRGPTASINFISCHDGFTLYDLFAYNHKHNDANGENNNDGGNDNHSWNCGVEGETDDENINRLRHKQIKNALAILMVSQGVPMILSGDEMGVTKNGNNNTYCHDNELNWVDWGLLEKNSDLHNFAKHIFRFRKAHPVLRSRTHFQHRDYVNSGYPDISFHGTQAWHADFSSTSRCLAFMLDGSHAKGGTIKDDMVYVAMNSYWDALYYELPALPVGREWYIAANTDMPEGEDIFDIGKEHRLADQTRFLVGGRSTVILIGK; encoded by the coding sequence ATGGCAACAGACATACGTATCGATTATTATCCCACCCATGAGCAGCAGGGGATAAAATTCAGAAGAGGACATGTGCTGCCGTTTGGTGCCACTATGGTACCCAATGGTATCAATTTCAGCATATATTCCAGCGAAGCTATCGATTGTACCCTCGTTCTTTTTGAACGGGGGGAAGCAGAACCCTTTGTTGAAATCCGTTTCCCGGAGGAGTTTCGGACAGGGAACGTGTACTCCATGATCGTTTTTGACCTGGACTATGAAAGGCTGGAATATGGATACCGCATGGACGGACCTTTCCAACCGGAACAGGGGCATCGTTTCGACAAAAGTATCATCCTCAGCGACCCTTATGCCAAGGCCATCGGCGGACGCGATACCTGGCTCGCCAAACCGAACTGGGATAATATCTACCCGTACCGGTCGCGCCTGGTTTTTGAGGATTTCGACTGGGAAAATGATCACCCGCTGGAAACACCCATCGAAGATCTGCTGATCTACGAAATGCACGTGCGCGGTTTCACGCAGCATCCTTCTGCCAATGTAAAAAATCCGGGAACCTTCGCAGCGATCAAAAGTAAGATAGCGTACCTGAAAGAGCTGGGGATTAATTGCGTGGAGTTGATGCCGATCTACGAATTTGATGAATGGGAAAACAGCAGGGAAAACCCTGTTACTGGTGGGCTCATTGTTAATTTCTGGGGATATAGCACTGTTAACTTCTTCTCACCCAAGGCGGGTTATGCTGCCACGGGTAAATTCGGGATGCAGGTGGATGAGCTCAAAACCCTCGTGAAAGAACTTCACAAAAATGGTATCGAGGTAATGCTGGATGTAGTATTTAACCATACTGCCGAAGGCGATCACCGCGGTCATACCATTTCTTTCAGAGGAATTGATAACAAAACCTATTATATGCTGACGCCGGAAGGTTACTATTTTAACTTTTCGGGAACGGGTAATACACTAAACTGTAACAACCCGGTGGTGAGGAACATGGTTTTGGATTGCCTTCGTTACTGGGCTGCCGATTACCATATCGATGGTTTTCGATTTGACCTTGCGGCTATCTTGGGCCGTGACCAGAACGGAGCACCGTTGAGCAATCCGCCTCTGTTAGAATCGCTTGCCTATGACCCCATCCTGGCTAAATGTAAGTTGGTTGCCGAAGCATGGGATGCAGGTGGATTGTATCAGGTAGGGTCTTTCCCTGCCTACGGACGCTGGGCTGAATGGAACGGTAAGTACCGCGACTCCATCCGTAAATTCCTGAAGGGGGATGAGGGGATGATCGGCGAAATCGCTCAGTGTGTGCAGGGCTGGCCGGATCTTTACTATTACCGTGGCCCTACCGCCAGTATCAATTTCATTTCCTGCCACGATGGGTTTACCCTGTATGATCTTTTTGCATATAACCACAAGCACAATGATGCGAACGGGGAAAATAACAATGACGGCGGAAACGACAACCACTCATGGAACTGCGGTGTAGAAGGCGAAACCGATGATGAAAATATCAACAGACTTCGCCACAAGCAGATTAAGAATGCTCTGGCGATACTGATGGTGAGCCAGGGTGTGCCCATGATCCTTTCGGGCGATGAAATGGGTGTTACCAAAAACGGTAACAATAACACTTATTGCCACGACAACGAACTGAACTGGGTGGACTGGGGGTTACTTGAAAAGAACTCGGACCTTCATAATTTTGCCAAACACATTTTCAGGTTCAGAAAGGCACACCCGGTACTCAGAAGCCGTACGCATTTCCAGCACCGCGACTACGTGAACAGCGGATATCCTGACATCAGCTTCCATGGCACACAGGCATGGCATGCAGATTTCTCAAGTACCAGCCGCTGTCTGGCATTTATGCTCGATGGCTCTCATGCCAAAGGCGGAACCATCAAGGATGATATGGTATATGTGGCCATGAACAGCTATTGGGACGCACTTTATTATGAACTGCCAGCCCTGCCGGTCGGCCGAGAGTGGTATATTGCAGCCAATACGGACATGCCGGAAGGAGAGGACATCTTTGATATTGGTAAGGAACACCGGCTGGCAGACCAGACCAGGTTTCTCGTGGGAGGCCGTTCAACCGTCATTTTGATTGGCAAATAA
- a CDS encoding STAS domain-containing protein produces the protein MKVSITAQDDISIIEVSGDIDSKTAPEFEKSAKEAAAQSTKIAIDLTAVEYMSSAGLRVLLMVYRNIKSQNGKVVLVGVSEDIQDVMSTTGFINFFSIVPTLDEGVAILKQG, from the coding sequence ATGAAAGTATCAATAACTGCGCAGGATGATATTTCTATCATCGAAGTATCAGGAGATATCGATAGTAAAACTGCACCGGAATTTGAGAAAAGCGCCAAGGAGGCGGCTGCTCAGAGTACCAAAATTGCCATAGATCTAACAGCGGTAGAATATATGTCAAGTGCAGGATTGCGGGTATTGCTGATGGTTTATAGAAACATTAAATCGCAAAACGGCAAAGTGGTGCTGGTGGGTGTTTCTGAGGATATTCAGGATGTAATGTCAACAACCGGCTTTATAAACTTTTTCAGTATCGTTCCGACACTGGATGAAGGGGTGGCCATTCTAAAACAGGGATAG
- a CDS encoding AGE family epimerase/isomerase has translation MNINFTFSDTIAGYVTGYNPDEQWFTVETSDKRSFKINLIPSSYARSVRNLTEGWQDPGNIGTFLSTNGQFVFAYGTFYPNDGAETATFEAQQLIFPGKAPKAYRHEEQNWWINQIDSIATSYLKWQFDYPKEEINYKNYRTMLHLGGSKKGDYLQETDTISRMVYGFASAYLLTGKDEFLEGAELGTEYLRDHMRFFDQDDDLVYWYHGLKVEGQKETKLLTSEFGDDLDSIPMYEQIYALAGPTQTYRITGDQRIRSDIDKTMDLFEKYYKDNEGGGYWSHIDPISLDGREESLAHNRARKNWNSVGDHAPAYLINLWLATGEKAHADFLEYTFDTITKYFPDYENSPFVQEKFFEDWSKDQTWGWQQNRAVVGHNLKIAWNLMRQQSLTPKDEYLEFAKKIAELMPAAGSDQQRGGWYDVVERVVKTGGKHQFVWHDRKAWWQQEQAILAYLILYGILGDEEYEKQAREAAAFYNAFFLDNDDGGVYFNVLSNGMPYLLGTERFKGSHSMSAYHSTELCYLSAVYINLLITKQPTYFYFKPYPNGFKDNILRVSPDILPQGSIYISEVFINDEPYSNFDAAALTVTLPETEERVRVKVQISSTK, from the coding sequence ATGAATATAAACTTCACTTTCTCAGATACCATAGCCGGTTATGTAACGGGTTATAATCCTGATGAACAATGGTTTACCGTAGAGACTTCCGATAAAAGAAGTTTCAAAATAAACCTGATACCTTCTTCTTATGCCAGAAGCGTGCGGAATCTTACCGAGGGCTGGCAGGATCCGGGTAACATCGGTACTTTCCTGTCGACCAACGGACAGTTTGTTTTTGCATACGGAACGTTTTATCCAAATGATGGCGCTGAAACTGCAACATTTGAGGCGCAGCAGCTGATTTTTCCGGGAAAGGCTCCCAAAGCTTACCGTCACGAAGAACAAAACTGGTGGATTAACCAGATCGACTCCATCGCGACCAGCTATCTGAAATGGCAGTTTGATTATCCCAAGGAAGAGATCAATTACAAGAACTACCGTACCATGCTTCACCTGGGTGGTTCCAAAAAAGGAGACTATCTTCAGGAAACAGATACGATATCCCGTATGGTTTACGGATTTGCCTCGGCTTACCTGTTGACCGGAAAAGACGAATTCCTGGAAGGTGCTGAGCTGGGAACTGAATACCTGCGCGACCACATGCGTTTCTTCGATCAGGACGATGACCTGGTTTACTGGTATCACGGTCTTAAAGTAGAAGGACAGAAAGAAACCAAATTGCTTACTTCTGAATTTGGTGACGACCTGGACTCAATCCCGATGTACGAGCAGATCTATGCTTTGGCAGGACCTACTCAGACATACCGGATCACAGGTGACCAACGTATCCGCAGTGATATCGACAAGACCATGGATCTTTTCGAGAAATACTACAAGGACAACGAAGGCGGTGGCTACTGGTCACACATTGACCCGATTTCACTCGACGGACGTGAAGAATCGCTGGCGCACAACCGTGCCCGCAAAAACTGGAACTCAGTGGGTGACCACGCGCCTGCATACCTGATCAACCTGTGGCTTGCTACCGGTGAGAAGGCACACGCAGACTTCCTTGAGTATACATTTGATACAATCACAAAATATTTCCCTGACTACGAAAACAGCCCGTTTGTTCAGGAGAAATTCTTTGAAGACTGGAGCAAAGATCAAACCTGGGGCTGGCAGCAAAACCGTGCGGTAGTGGGCCACAACCTGAAAATCGCATGGAACCTGATGCGTCAGCAATCCCTTACACCAAAGGATGAGTATCTTGAGTTTGCTAAAAAAATCGCTGAACTGATGCCGGCAGCCGGCTCTGACCAGCAACGTGGCGGCTGGTATGACGTGGTGGAACGTGTGGTTAAAACCGGAGGAAAACACCAGTTTGTATGGCACGACCGCAAAGCATGGTGGCAACAGGAGCAGGCCATCCTTGCTTACCTCATCCTTTACGGTATTCTGGGTGACGAAGAGTACGAAAAACAGGCACGCGAAGCAGCTGCATTCTATAACGCATTCTTCCTGGATAATGACGATGGTGGTGTGTACTTCAACGTATTGTCCAACGGGATGCCGTATCTGTTAGGTACTGAGCGCTTTAAAGGCAGCCACTCCATGAGTGCATATCACAGCACAGAGTTATGTTACCTGTCTGCGGTATACATCAACCTGTTGATTACCAAGCAGCCAACGTATTTTTACTTCAAACCTTATCCGAACGGATTTAAGGATAATATCCTGAGGGTTTCACCTGATATCCTTCCTCAGGGCAGCATTTACATCAGCGAAGTATTTATCAACGATGAGCCGTATAGCAATTTTGACGCAGCAGCCTTAACTGTAACACTTCCTGAAACGGAGGAGCGAGTGCGGGTAAAAGTGCAGATCAGTTCGACTAAGTAA
- a CDS encoding VOC family protein, which translates to MKATFFHLALTVKNLEKFESFYAKYFGFRRARVIDLGDDAKLVFLKNDDNFYFEVFPVEEERPYPMAEADGPHYAGLRHMAFSVDDVDAKVQEMGEDAVITLGPLHFDEVIEGWKTVWLKDPEGNIIEITQGYKDQEGLG; encoded by the coding sequence ATGAAGGCAACTTTTTTTCACCTCGCTCTTACGGTTAAAAACCTGGAAAAATTCGAATCTTTCTATGCAAAGTATTTCGGGTTCAGACGTGCTCGCGTCATTGACCTTGGCGATGATGCCAAGCTGGTTTTTTTGAAAAATGATGACAATTTTTATTTCGAGGTATTTCCCGTTGAAGAAGAAAGACCCTATCCGATGGCAGAAGCTGACGGCCCGCATTATGCCGGGTTGAGGCACATGGCTTTTTCTGTTGACGATGTGGATGCCAAAGTGCAGGAAATGGGAGAGGACGCAGTGATTACGCTGGGTCCGCTGCATTTTGATGAAGTGATCGAAGGTTGGAAAACGGTATGGCTCAAAGATCCGGAAGGCAACATTATTGAGATTACGCAGGGATACAAAGATCAGGAAGGCCTGGGGTAA
- a CDS encoding DJ-1/PfpI family protein, translated as MKLKGKKIGILFEADYYENEIFYYKYRFPEEGAEIHFLSRLWGQDKITFTGHEYKVPMDCWESFENMSDEELRTYDAIIVPSGMVSDRLRYTEDVEKIPPATEFLKRVFAEPGILKGIICHGLWLVAPATELVRGRKLVCHNNLIHDAKAYGAIYTNEDVVVDGDLITGRSGGHAHLFAKKIIETLSSAE; from the coding sequence ATGAAGTTAAAGGGCAAAAAAATCGGTATTCTTTTTGAAGCCGACTATTACGAAAACGAAATATTTTATTACAAATACCGCTTTCCGGAAGAAGGCGCAGAAATCCATTTTTTGTCAAGATTATGGGGGCAGGATAAGATCACCTTTACCGGTCATGAATATAAAGTCCCCATGGATTGCTGGGAATCTTTCGAAAACATGAGCGACGAGGAACTCCGTACCTATGATGCGATCATAGTGCCCTCAGGAATGGTATCCGACCGTCTGAGATATACAGAAGATGTGGAAAAAATTCCGCCGGCTACTGAATTTCTTAAGCGTGTATTTGCAGAACCAGGTATTTTAAAAGGTATTATCTGCCACGGCCTCTGGCTGGTTGCTCCGGCAACCGAACTCGTGAGGGGACGTAAGCTGGTATGTCACAACAACCTCATCCACGACGCCAAGGCGTATGGTGCAATTTATACCAACGAGGATGTGGTTGTGGATGGAGACCTGATCACGGGGCGTTCAGGCGGACACGCTCACTTGTTTGCTAAAAAGATTATTGAAACTCTGTCATCCGCGGAATAG
- a CDS encoding DJ-1/PfpI family protein, translating into MGKKVLILASNVGLWGEELQAPWDALKNAGFDLTLATPKGITPLPMELSMDKDFIDPMQNYNVNPGFVVDRINEILDSGEWDSPIKIEDADMSDYEALVLVGGPGSALDIVGNPFVHQLCVKAYEQGKILGALCYAVGAFVWARESDTLHRSIIYGKKVIAHPREWDFTGPMAYTLVRATPENPGTNLVSQGFAFPLLVIVEDAVGPNGRVYSDPTANRNKPQALFDFPFVTALSVESSIAFGEKLVEVLS; encoded by the coding sequence ATGGGCAAAAAAGTTTTAATACTGGCATCTAATGTTGGCTTGTGGGGTGAAGAATTACAGGCACCCTGGGATGCTTTGAAAAATGCAGGTTTCGACCTTACCCTTGCTACGCCAAAAGGTATTACGCCGCTTCCGATGGAGCTCAGTATGGACAAAGATTTCATTGATCCGATGCAGAACTACAACGTTAACCCTGGTTTTGTGGTGGATCGTATCAATGAAATCCTTGATTCAGGTGAATGGGACTCTCCGATCAAGATAGAAGACGCTGACATGTCCGACTACGAGGCATTGGTACTGGTTGGCGGTCCTGGCTCGGCATTGGATATTGTTGGAAATCCGTTCGTTCATCAGCTTTGTGTGAAGGCTTATGAACAAGGTAAAATATTGGGCGCACTGTGTTATGCAGTGGGTGCCTTTGTTTGGGCAAGAGAGAGTGACACGCTTCACAGAAGTATCATTTATGGCAAAAAGGTAATTGCTCACCCGCGCGAATGGGATTTTACTGGCCCGATGGCCTATACACTGGTGAGAGCTACACCTGAAAACCCGGGAACCAACCTGGTAAGCCAGGGTTTTGCTTTCCCGCTGCTGGTGATCGTTGAAGATGCCGTTGGTCCTAATGGACGGGTTTATTCTGATCCTACTGCCAACCGTAACAAGCCGCAGGCTTTGTTTGATTTCCCGTTTGTGACGGCACTTTCGGTTGAATCGTCCATTGCATTTGGTGAAAAACTGGTTGAAGTGTTAAGCTGA
- a CDS encoding FAD binding domain-containing protein yields MIRNNFTYSAPSTLADAISLLSDSDSEVMTGDQAFVANVNKGICKPAAVISLSKIADLKLISVKGADIELGSGVSFATLLADKSVTSSAVLSEALRAVSDPHLRNHSTIGGALYQQAAVHAPVLAALLALDATVTLVGNEGEASLSLADFLSRDDTAKGKVVKSITFKSDESASGTFRYTDYLKSGKIVSGAAVVYQTENNRISDIRIAVSGCMSVPVRLLELEKYLTGKEISAATVSDALLSLTPEVLPVSNPNISNAGYLLHLTKVLIKRAILKS; encoded by the coding sequence ATGATCAGAAATAATTTTACTTATTCCGCACCCTCGACTTTGGCAGATGCGATATCCTTGCTAAGCGATTCTGATTCCGAAGTAATGACCGGCGACCAGGCGTTTGTGGCAAATGTGAACAAAGGTATTTGTAAACCGGCGGCAGTGATAAGTCTCAGTAAAATAGCTGATCTCAAACTGATTTCGGTGAAAGGCGCTGACATCGAACTGGGCTCCGGGGTTTCATTTGCTACATTGCTTGCGGATAAATCCGTAACATCCAGTGCGGTGTTATCTGAGGCACTACGGGCCGTATCCGATCCCCATCTGCGTAACCATAGTACCATTGGCGGAGCCTTGTACCAGCAGGCCGCCGTTCATGCTCCGGTACTGGCCGCGTTGCTGGCATTGGATGCCACTGTAACACTGGTGGGTAATGAAGGAGAGGCATCACTATCCTTGGCTGATTTCTTGTCCAGAGATGATACTGCCAAAGGCAAGGTGGTAAAGAGCATTACTTTCAAGTCTGACGAGTCGGCATCCGGAACTTTTCGTTATACCGATTACCTGAAATCAGGAAAAATAGTGAGTGGGGCGGCTGTTGTTTATCAAACAGAAAATAACCGGATATCCGATATCCGTATTGCTGTTTCGGGTTGTATGTCCGTTCCGGTGCGTCTTTTGGAGCTGGAAAAATATTTAACAGGGAAAGAAATTTCGGCTGCCACCGTGAGCGATGCACTGCTGAGCCTTACGCCAGAGGTACTGCCTGTTTCAAATCCCAATATTTCGAATGCAGGTTATCTGCTTCATCTGACGAAAGTACTTATCAAAAGAGCTATCCTAAAAAGCTAA
- a CDS encoding molybdopterin-dependent oxidoreductase, giving the protein MIVTNSVNGKTCSSEVEPRTLLVDFLREELGLTGTKVGCNSGACGVCSVLVDGKTTKSCQILAVETEGQKITTIEGLVSSGELHPLQSSFWENFAVQNGFSTPGTIIALTELLNNNPEPSEIEIKDWLRGNLTRETGYEQVVASVLSAASKMAGKEAEGTQQSNGSYIGSSVKTRDTGKLVTGEGEFIADMELPGMLHAAILQSPVAHAVIHGIDTSEAEAMPGVVRVFTAKDTGNVMPMPVIWIPPFTESHFLPHPSGIVPGSHTVFATDRVRFAGDQLAAVVAETRQQAYDALAKIKVDYEALPLILDAEEATLPGAPQLHETAPNNIMIHTIFGDKDATDQAIDESEVVVEQRIYNQRMMHNTLEVRGVIGRYDAATQDYTLWANTQIPFPHRLLISLYVLGIPYNKLRVIVPFMGESNGCKGNLYPDTPLVLWMAKELGRPVKWVDTRAGFARNTAQSRDQIQHIKIAGTAEGKLTALSCLAYSNVGAYPVINAPGQPLALIGRSITGAYVIPHSSYEVNVVYTNKVPTAPMRGSGRAEAIFLIERAIEMFARKIGKDPAEVRRMNMVQPDQFPFENGLGWTYDSGEYATALDMALDKAGYATLEAQKQEARSRGKLLGLGIGSYVAVAGVGNSGKMGGEGLMSGTWGSAYIHVAPSGEVAITTGAQPHGQSQQTTFAQIAAQELQIPMDYVIIKHSDTANPLYYGQASYGSRSLSVEGVAVQKACQMVIKKAKEFAAYLFKMPIEMIEYKEGKVIGIPAPDQAVMTLQQVALMLWFGWDLPEGMDPGLEGSAYFDPKNFNFPFGTHVAIVEIDEETCEVDLVKYIAVDDFGVVINPEVVKGQTYGNIVLGIGQALAEEAKYSPETGQVLSDDLDTYTIPRADWLPKIELYRTETPSPSNPLGVKGAGDVSNPPVAPAMVNAICDALSDFGVTHIDMPVTPEKIWEILRTETVTA; this is encoded by the coding sequence ATGATAGTAACCAATAGCGTAAACGGAAAGACGTGCAGCTCCGAAGTTGAACCGCGTACTTTACTTGTGGATTTCCTTCGGGAAGAACTGGGACTTACCGGTACCAAAGTCGGCTGTAATTCTGGCGCCTGTGGGGTATGTTCTGTTTTGGTTGACGGTAAAACCACTAAAAGTTGTCAGATACTGGCGGTGGAAACTGAAGGACAGAAAATCACAACCATTGAAGGCTTGGTTTCGTCGGGAGAACTTCATCCTTTACAAAGTTCGTTCTGGGAAAATTTCGCGGTTCAGAACGGTTTCTCAACACCGGGCACCATCATCGCCCTCACAGAACTGCTGAATAACAACCCGGAGCCCTCTGAGATAGAAATTAAAGATTGGCTGAGGGGGAACCTTACCCGCGAAACAGGTTATGAGCAGGTAGTGGCCTCTGTACTTTCTGCCGCTTCCAAAATGGCTGGGAAAGAAGCAGAGGGCACACAGCAATCTAACGGAAGTTATATTGGCAGTTCGGTAAAAACCAGAGATACCGGTAAGCTGGTAACGGGGGAGGGCGAGTTCATCGCCGACATGGAATTGCCTGGTATGCTGCATGCAGCCATTCTGCAAAGTCCGGTAGCGCATGCCGTTATCCATGGGATAGATACCTCCGAAGCGGAGGCTATGCCGGGTGTCGTCAGAGTATTTACAGCCAAAGATACCGGAAACGTGATGCCGATGCCGGTCATCTGGATTCCGCCTTTTACAGAAAGCCACTTCTTACCGCACCCTTCGGGGATCGTACCGGGCTCTCACACCGTTTTTGCAACGGACAGGGTTCGTTTTGCCGGTGATCAGCTGGCTGCCGTTGTGGCGGAGACCCGCCAGCAGGCTTACGATGCTTTGGCAAAAATAAAAGTAGACTACGAAGCATTGCCATTAATTCTGGATGCGGAAGAAGCAACGCTTCCCGGTGCTCCGCAGCTGCACGAAACAGCTCCCAACAACATCATGATCCATACCATTTTTGGTGACAAAGACGCTACGGATCAGGCTATAGACGAGTCGGAGGTGGTAGTAGAGCAGCGGATATACAACCAGCGCATGATGCACAACACCCTGGAAGTGAGAGGGGTAATAGGAAGGTATGATGCGGCAACCCAGGATTATACCCTTTGGGCAAATACACAGATACCTTTCCCGCACCGTTTGCTGATATCCCTTTATGTACTGGGCATACCGTATAACAAGCTGCGGGTGATTGTGCCTTTTATGGGTGAAAGTAACGGTTGCAAGGGGAATTTATATCCTGATACCCCACTGGTGCTTTGGATGGCAAAAGAGCTTGGAAGGCCTGTGAAATGGGTAGATACCCGTGCGGGTTTTGCCAGAAATACCGCCCAGTCCAGAGACCAGATACAACATATTAAAATTGCCGGTACCGCAGAAGGCAAACTCACCGCCCTGAGTTGCCTGGCATATAGTAATGTAGGAGCCTATCCGGTGATCAACGCTCCTGGGCAGCCGCTGGCGCTGATTGGCCGTAGCATTACAGGTGCTTACGTCATTCCACATTCCTCCTATGAGGTGAATGTGGTGTATACCAACAAAGTACCTACTGCGCCGATGCGTGGCTCCGGCAGGGCGGAGGCGATCTTCCTCATTGAAAGGGCAATAGAAATGTTTGCCCGGAAAATCGGAAAAGATCCTGCGGAGGTGCGGCGTATGAACATGGTACAGCCTGACCAGTTTCCATTCGAAAACGGACTCGGCTGGACCTATGATTCCGGCGAATACGCCACTGCGCTGGACATGGCTTTGGATAAGGCTGGTTATGCCACTCTTGAAGCCCAAAAACAGGAAGCCCGAAGCCGTGGCAAATTACTGGGCCTTGGTATAGGTTCCTATGTTGCTGTTGCAGGGGTAGGAAATTCCGGTAAAATGGGAGGCGAGGGACTCATGAGCGGTACCTGGGGAAGTGCCTATATTCACGTTGCACCATCCGGTGAAGTGGCCATTACCACGGGGGCCCAGCCACACGGACAGTCGCAGCAGACAACCTTTGCGCAGATAGCGGCTCAGGAATTACAGATCCCGATGGACTATGTAATCATCAAACATTCCGATACTGCCAACCCGTTATACTACGGTCAGGCCAGCTACGGTAGCCGGTCGTTGAGCGTGGAAGGTGTTGCTGTGCAGAAGGCCTGTCAGATGGTTATCAAAAAAGCAAAGGAATTTGCTGCCTATCTGTTCAAAATGCCGATCGAAATGATTGAGTACAAAGAGGGGAAGGTAATTGGTATTCCCGCTCCCGATCAGGCCGTTATGACTCTCCAACAGGTAGCGTTAATGCTTTGGTTTGGCTGGGATCTGCCGGAAGGTATGGATCCGGGCCTGGAGGGTTCTGCCTACTTTGACCCCAAAAACTTTAATTTCCCATTTGGAACCCACGTCGCTATTGTAGAGATAGACGAGGAAACCTGTGAGGTGGATCTGGTAAAATACATTGCTGTTGATGACTTTGGTGTGGTGATTAACCCCGAGGTGGTGAAAGGCCAAACGTACGGTAACATCGTTTTAGGTATCGGTCAGGCTTTGGCGGAAGAAGCGAAGTATTCACCCGAAACGGGCCAGGTATTAAGTGACGATCTTGATACTTACACCATACCCCGCGCCGACTGGCTCCCTAAAATCGAATTGTATCGCACCGAAACACCGTCACCTTCCAATCCGCTTGGCGTAAAAGGTGCAGGAGACGTAAGTAACCCGCCCGTTGCACCTGCGATGGTAAACGCGATCTGCGATGCGCTCTCAGACTTTGGTGTGACGCACATCGACATGCCTGTAACACCTGAAAAGATTTGGGAAATACTTCGTACAGAAACTGTAACCGCCTAA
- a CDS encoding nuclear transport factor 2 family protein, translated as MKNVPDTKLGQMYKEHIQHILDKNIEALLDQYTDDALLISSFSKQPVVYQGREQVKEHMQGILGIDGLETDIVFWAETENPETLMITEQITMTVGGEKSEMRFADSWVLKDGKIAIHFAGMVQHPDGTLA; from the coding sequence ATGAAAAATGTACCCGATACCAAGCTTGGTCAAATGTACAAAGAGCATATTCAGCATATTCTGGATAAAAATATAGAAGCACTTCTTGATCAATATACAGACGATGCATTGCTGATCAGCAGTTTTTCCAAACAACCGGTGGTTTATCAGGGCCGTGAGCAGGTGAAAGAGCACATGCAGGGAATCCTTGGAATTGATGGTCTTGAAACGGACATTGTGTTCTGGGCGGAAACTGAAAACCCGGAAACATTGATGATTACCGAACAAATCACCATGACGGTGGGTGGTGAAAAGAGCGAAATGCGCTTTGCTGACAGCTGGGTTCTGAAGGATGGCAAGATTGCTATTCACTTTGCCGGCATGGTACAGCATCCTGACGGAACACTTGCTTAA